A window of the Sphaerobacter thermophilus DSM 20745 genome harbors these coding sequences:
- the jag gene encoding RNA-binding cell elongation regulator Jag/EloR, protein MRSVEIQARSVDEAVRLALEQLGRTRDQVHIEILMDSSDEEDGEALVRVTAKDGAPSRGRGKGGGATTRPSPGVRPVSRPYPEPASAPRVDAETEQVVKSIVHGLLSAMGFQCTVMAVDNPSLIPIGPDEPPTVFIDVHGRDLGMLIGRRGENLAQLQYLINVLVNKRLDTWTRVILDIEGYRSRREESLINLARRVARQVARNGRPISLEPMPANERRVVHVALRDDPEVTTSSSGEGALRRVTVYPK, encoded by the coding sequence ATGCGGAGCGTTGAAATCCAGGCCCGCTCGGTCGATGAAGCTGTACGACTGGCCCTGGAACAGTTGGGCCGCACGCGCGACCAGGTTCACATCGAGATCTTGATGGACTCGTCGGACGAGGAGGATGGGGAGGCCCTCGTCCGCGTGACTGCGAAAGACGGCGCCCCGTCGCGCGGCCGGGGCAAGGGGGGTGGGGCGACGACGCGCCCCAGCCCTGGTGTCCGCCCAGTGAGCCGTCCCTACCCGGAGCCTGCCAGCGCTCCGCGTGTCGACGCCGAGACGGAGCAGGTGGTCAAGTCCATCGTGCACGGACTCCTGAGCGCCATGGGTTTCCAGTGCACCGTGATGGCGGTCGACAACCCCTCGCTAATCCCGATCGGCCCGGACGAGCCTCCCACGGTCTTCATCGATGTCCACGGCCGCGACCTGGGAATGTTGATCGGCCGGCGGGGCGAGAACCTGGCGCAGCTTCAGTACCTGATCAACGTCCTGGTCAATAAGCGCCTCGACACCTGGACACGCGTCATTCTGGACATCGAGGGCTACCGGTCCCGACGCGAGGAGTCCCTCATCAACCTGGCCCGGCGGGTGGCCCGGCAGGTCGCCCGCAACGGACGGCCGATCTCGCTCGAGCCGATGCCCGCCAACGAGCGTCGCGTGGTCCATGTGGCCCTGCGCGACGACCCGGAGGTGACCACCTCCAGCAGCGGCGAGGGGGCTCTCCGGCGCGTCACGGTCTACCCGAAATAG
- a CDS encoding daunorubicin resistance protein DrrA family ABC transporter ATP-binding protein translates to MDAIVAEHLSKTYPKGVRAVEDVSFRVEPGEIFGLLGPNGAGKTTTVRMLATLTKPDGGTGSVAGHDILRDPAGVRRALGYMAQASGVDKHATGRENLTLQAQLHRVPRSEIRKRVDHVLEWVGLADAADRMVRTYSGGMKRRLDIALGLVHEPEVLFLDEPTTGLDPETRAALWEDLLRLKHERRLAVLLTTHYLDEADRLCDRLAIVDRGRVVAEGTPAELKAAIRGDRVTLEVEQRTAEAAAVLAPLDGVLDVVPNGREVVARVLHGATAIPQLVTVLERAGITVQSVALHRPSLDDVYLHHTGHRMISDNLAPEMVGQGEERR, encoded by the coding sequence GTGGACGCAATCGTGGCGGAGCACCTGAGCAAGACCTATCCCAAGGGCGTCCGCGCGGTCGAGGATGTCTCGTTCCGGGTGGAACCAGGGGAGATCTTCGGTCTGCTCGGGCCGAACGGCGCGGGCAAGACGACGACGGTGCGCATGCTGGCCACCCTGACCAAGCCGGATGGCGGCACCGGCAGCGTGGCCGGGCACGACATCCTGCGAGACCCGGCGGGGGTCCGTCGGGCGCTCGGATATATGGCGCAGGCCTCGGGCGTCGACAAGCACGCCACCGGGCGGGAGAACCTCACGCTCCAGGCCCAACTGCACCGCGTCCCACGCAGTGAGATCCGCAAACGGGTCGACCACGTTCTGGAGTGGGTGGGACTGGCCGACGCAGCCGACCGGATGGTCCGGACCTACTCTGGCGGGATGAAGCGCCGGCTCGACATCGCGCTCGGGCTGGTGCATGAGCCGGAGGTGCTCTTCCTCGACGAGCCGACCACGGGACTCGACCCCGAGACGCGCGCGGCGCTGTGGGAAGACCTGCTCCGGCTGAAGCACGAGCGCCGCCTGGCGGTGCTTTTGACCACCCACTACCTGGACGAAGCTGACCGCCTGTGCGACCGGCTCGCGATCGTCGACCGCGGACGGGTGGTCGCCGAGGGGACCCCGGCTGAACTGAAGGCCGCGATCCGCGGCGACCGCGTGACGCTGGAAGTGGAGCAGCGGACTGCGGAGGCGGCCGCGGTCTTGGCGCCGCTCGACGGTGTGCTCGACGTCGTGCCCAATGGCCGGGAGGTGGTTGCTCGCGTGCTGCACGGGGCCACGGCCATCCCGCAGTTGGTCACGGTGCTGGAGCGGGCAGGGATCACCGTCCAGTCGGTGGCGCTGCACCGCCCCTCATTGGACGACGTGTATCTCCACCATACCGGTCACCGGATGATCTCGGACAACCTGGCCCCGGAGATGGTCGGGCAGGGGGAGGAGCGGCGCTGA
- a CDS encoding NAD(P)/FAD-dependent oxidoreductase, which translates to MDGEERGAIPSEAEVVVIGAGVTGCSVAYQLAMRGKQVVVLDKRGICSGASGRNGGLTGAGSSLHSAAGRAVYALTRENLRMLQEDLARELDDDFSLRLPGTLDIATTEEQYKHLEESVRRQQEHGIDVELLDPQEVRELVPVVSDNILGAKLARGHGHLWPFQLVHALARGARHYGARFVTHTPVTRILTSGGAVAGVETTAGTITTGTVVVAANAWTPQLLPDLPQGALVPARGQILVTQPVPPVLPHPFGTNFDKEYGRQTPTGQILCGGFRRLDENEGLGLYAEQTTPPVLGGIARCLTSLFPRLGPLRVVRAWAGIMGFTADGLPLIGPYGDTKGLYVAAGFNGGGFSWAVATGKALAQLIVQGISAFDLTPFDPNRFARAGVSWENPFTAGERNNPRGVISGA; encoded by the coding sequence GTGGATGGGGAGGAGAGAGGGGCGATTCCCAGCGAGGCAGAGGTAGTGGTCATCGGGGCCGGAGTGACCGGCTGCTCGGTCGCCTACCAGCTCGCCATGCGCGGCAAGCAGGTCGTGGTGCTCGACAAGCGCGGCATCTGCTCCGGCGCCTCGGGCCGCAACGGCGGGTTGACCGGCGCCGGGTCGTCGTTGCACTCGGCGGCGGGCCGTGCCGTCTACGCCCTGACCCGCGAGAACCTGCGAATGCTGCAGGAAGACCTGGCGCGGGAGCTGGACGACGACTTCTCCCTGCGCCTGCCTGGCACGCTCGATATCGCCACCACCGAGGAGCAGTACAAGCACCTGGAGGAGAGTGTCCGGCGTCAGCAGGAGCACGGGATCGACGTGGAACTGCTGGACCCCCAAGAGGTGCGGGAGCTGGTCCCGGTGGTGTCGGATAACATCCTCGGCGCGAAGCTCGCGCGCGGGCACGGACATCTCTGGCCGTTCCAGCTCGTCCACGCGCTGGCCCGTGGCGCGCGCCACTACGGGGCGCGCTTCGTCACGCACACGCCGGTCACGCGCATCCTGACAAGCGGCGGTGCGGTCGCTGGGGTGGAGACGACCGCCGGGACGATCACGACCGGGACCGTGGTCGTGGCCGCCAACGCCTGGACGCCCCAACTCCTGCCCGACCTGCCACAGGGGGCGCTGGTGCCGGCGCGGGGGCAGATCCTCGTGACGCAGCCGGTGCCGCCGGTCCTGCCGCATCCGTTCGGGACCAACTTCGATAAGGAGTACGGGCGGCAGACGCCGACGGGGCAGATCCTCTGCGGCGGCTTCCGCCGGCTGGACGAGAACGAGGGGCTGGGGCTCTACGCCGAGCAGACGACACCGCCGGTGCTCGGGGGGATCGCCCGGTGCCTGACGTCCCTCTTCCCGAGACTTGGCCCGCTGCGGGTGGTGCGCGCCTGGGCCGGGATCATGGGCTTCACCGCCGACGGCCTGCCCCTCATCGGCCCCTACGGGGACACGAAAGGACTGTATGTGGCCGCAGGCTTCAACGGCGGCGGGTTCTCCTGGGCCGTGGCGACCGGGAAGGCCCTGGCGCAGTTGATCGTCCAGGGGATCAGCGCCTTCGACCTCACGCCGTTCGACCCGAACCGCTTCGCCCGCGCCGGGGTGTCGTGGGAGAACCCCTTCACCGCCGGGGAGCGCAACAACCCGCGCGGGGTGATCTCCGGGGCGTGA
- the mnmE gene encoding tRNA uridine-5-carboxymethylaminomethyl(34) synthesis GTPase MnmE, translating into MYADTISAIATPLGEGGIGIVRISGPDADQIASRIFRRGRSLRPVDVAQLESHRLYYGYVVDPRDERVVDEVLLARMAAPRSYTREDVVEISCHGGPLVVREVLRLTLAAGARQAEPGEFTLRAFLNGRIDLAQAEAVMAVVSARTPDSLDLAVGELRGRMVGRLGPAREALIEALAYLDASADFPEDEVPPLDLTGTLARAEAALDEVVAGARLGLLYREGVQIAIVGRPNVGKSSLLNTLLRAERAIVTDIAGTTRDVIAESINLQGIPATLIDTAGIADTEDIIERMGIDRSRRALDTAGLAIFVLDGSMPPTPDDFRVAELLQRRVASDGHDRLVLVLNKRDLPDRHDHDEIRALLPGAPVVEVSTRTGEGIAQLEATLAEALIARAAEGAAPALVTLRQQQALTRALESIRQARAALDAEIPLDLVAVDVRDALLAVGEITGEQVSETILDEIFARFCIGK; encoded by the coding sequence ATGTACGCCGACACCATCAGCGCCATCGCCACCCCCCTCGGTGAGGGGGGTATCGGGATCGTCCGCATCAGCGGCCCCGACGCCGACCAGATCGCCAGCCGCATCTTCCGTCGCGGTCGGAGCCTGCGCCCGGTCGACGTCGCCCAGCTCGAATCCCACCGCCTCTACTACGGCTACGTTGTCGATCCCCGCGACGAACGCGTGGTCGACGAGGTGCTCCTGGCCCGCATGGCGGCACCGCGGAGCTACACCCGCGAGGACGTGGTCGAGATTTCCTGCCACGGCGGCCCGCTAGTCGTCCGCGAAGTACTGCGACTGACGCTGGCGGCCGGCGCTCGCCAGGCCGAGCCCGGCGAGTTCACGCTGCGCGCCTTCCTCAACGGCCGGATCGACCTGGCCCAGGCCGAGGCGGTCATGGCGGTCGTCTCCGCCCGGACCCCCGACTCGCTGGACCTGGCCGTTGGCGAACTGCGCGGCCGCATGGTGGGGCGGCTCGGCCCGGCCCGCGAGGCGCTGATCGAGGCCCTCGCCTACCTCGACGCCTCGGCCGACTTCCCGGAGGACGAAGTCCCGCCGCTCGACCTCACCGGGACTCTCGCCCGAGCCGAGGCGGCGCTCGACGAGGTCGTCGCCGGTGCCCGGCTCGGCCTCCTCTACCGCGAGGGGGTACAGATCGCGATCGTCGGCCGCCCCAACGTCGGCAAGTCGAGCCTCCTGAACACGTTGCTCCGCGCCGAGCGCGCGATCGTGACCGATATCGCCGGGACGACCCGCGACGTGATCGCGGAGTCGATCAACCTTCAGGGCATCCCCGCCACGCTGATCGACACCGCCGGGATCGCCGACACCGAGGACATCATCGAGCGCATGGGGATAGACCGCTCGCGCCGCGCGCTGGACACCGCCGGGTTGGCTATCTTCGTCCTCGACGGCAGCATGCCACCCACTCCCGACGACTTCCGCGTGGCCGAGCTGCTGCAGCGCCGCGTCGCCTCCGACGGCCACGACCGGCTGGTCCTCGTCCTCAACAAACGCGACCTGCCGGATCGCCACGACCACGACGAGATCCGCGCCCTCCTCCCCGGCGCTCCGGTGGTGGAGGTCTCAACCCGCACCGGCGAGGGGATCGCCCAGCTCGAAGCAACTCTGGCCGAGGCGCTCATCGCCAGAGCCGCCGAAGGGGCCGCGCCGGCGCTGGTGACGCTGCGCCAGCAGCAAGCCCTCACCCGCGCCCTGGAGAGCATCCGGCAGGCCCGCGCCGCGCTGGACGCTGAGATCCCGCTGGACCTGGTTGCGGTGGACGTGCGCGACGCTCTCCTCGCCGTCGGCGAGATCACCGGCGAGCAGGTCAGCGAGACCATCCTCGACGAGATCTTCGCCCGCTTCTGTATCGGGAAGTAG
- a CDS encoding PfkB family carbohydrate kinase: MAAQQTPDYLAIGHVTVDRNPNGSVSLGGTALYAALTAARFGLRAAILTRGNFTQHGPEITEALARFAAEIDIIVQAAAAPTVFTNVIVAGRRQQTVHSWAGPIDLTGLPPAWRSAGVIHLAPVAQEIDARQAGRLSPDYFGATPQGWMRQWQTSRQHRVSLQPLRLPDEILGRLDAIVVNSEEHTLARDALNTVGARGIAVVTRGAEGAQVVDRGRVIDVPAYPVPTVEDIGAGDVFAATLFLLRAEHEPTTVAARMAAAAAALRVQGHGPDAVPTREAVQEFLARAERRPARPRRR; encoded by the coding sequence ATGGCCGCCCAGCAGACGCCCGACTACCTCGCCATAGGTCACGTGACCGTCGACCGGAACCCGAACGGCTCCGTCAGCCTGGGAGGCACCGCCCTCTACGCGGCGCTGACCGCGGCACGCTTCGGGCTGCGCGCGGCCATCCTGACCCGGGGCAACTTCACCCAGCACGGTCCCGAGATCACCGAAGCCCTCGCCCGCTTCGCCGCGGAGATCGACATTATCGTCCAGGCGGCCGCCGCACCGACCGTCTTCACCAACGTCATCGTCGCCGGTCGCCGCCAGCAGACGGTCCACTCCTGGGCCGGTCCGATCGACCTCACCGGCTTGCCGCCCGCCTGGCGCTCGGCCGGTGTCATCCACCTGGCCCCGGTCGCCCAGGAGATCGACGCCCGCCAGGCTGGCCGGCTCAGTCCCGATTACTTCGGCGCGACGCCCCAGGGCTGGATGCGCCAGTGGCAGACCAGCCGACAGCACCGGGTGTCGCTCCAGCCGCTGCGCCTGCCCGATGAGATCCTTGGTCGCCTCGACGCGATCGTTGTCAACTCCGAGGAGCACACCCTGGCGCGCGATGCGCTGAACACGGTTGGCGCGCGGGGGATCGCCGTCGTCACCCGCGGCGCGGAGGGTGCCCAGGTGGTCGACCGCGGCCGGGTGATCGACGTGCCTGCCTATCCGGTGCCGACGGTCGAGGACATCGGCGCCGGGGATGTCTTCGCGGCCACCCTCTTCCTCCTGCGCGCCGAGCACGAGCCGACCACCGTCGCAGCCCGTATGGCAGCGGCCGCGGCGGCGTTACGCGTGCAGGGCCACGGCCCGGATGCCGTACCGACCCGCGAGGCGGTACAGGAGTTCTTGGCCCGAGCCGAGCGGCGCCCCGCCCGGCCACGTCGCCGTTGA
- a CDS encoding alpha/beta fold hydrolase has protein sequence MPYVDLDGLRMYYAEHGRPDGPPLVLLHAFMATGEQWRRQIDTFGARYRLIVPDLRGHGRTGNPGGLAAMNHRQFARDVVGLCGALGIDRAAFAGISTGAMLLLSLALDAPDLPQALVLAGGTLRYDDELRRWWRTMTPESVTPSIERARAMHTAMGPEHWRLVAEAWIALSDHAHEEDFPEPSEISEIRVPTLIVHGDRDRYFPVAIPVELYRLLPDAELCILPNTGHFPQADRPAWFSDIVLDFLARRG, from the coding sequence ATGCCGTACGTGGATCTCGACGGGCTGCGGATGTACTACGCCGAGCACGGGCGGCCCGACGGCCCGCCGCTCGTGCTGCTGCACGCCTTCATGGCGACCGGTGAACAGTGGCGCCGGCAGATCGACACCTTCGGCGCGCGCTACCGGCTGATCGTGCCGGATCTCCGCGGGCACGGGCGCACCGGCAACCCCGGCGGTCTGGCGGCGATGAACCACCGGCAGTTTGCCCGGGATGTAGTCGGGCTCTGCGGCGCGCTGGGGATCGACCGAGCGGCCTTCGCTGGGATCAGCACCGGGGCGATGTTGCTGCTCAGCCTGGCACTCGATGCGCCGGACCTCCCCCAGGCCCTCGTCCTCGCGGGCGGCACTCTCCGCTACGACGACGAGCTACGCCGCTGGTGGCGCACGATGACGCCCGAATCGGTCACCCCCTCGATCGAGCGTGCCCGTGCAATGCACACCGCGATGGGACCCGAGCACTGGCGCCTGGTGGCCGAAGCCTGGATCGCGCTGAGTGACCATGCGCACGAGGAGGACTTCCCGGAGCCGTCGGAGATCAGCGAAATCCGGGTGCCGACGCTGATCGTGCATGGCGACCGGGACCGGTACTTCCCCGTGGCGATCCCCGTCGAACTCTACAGGCTGCTGCCCGACGCGGAGCTGTGCATCCTCCCGAACACCGGGCACTTCCCGCAGGCCGACCGTCCGGCGTGGTTCAGCGACATCGTGCTCGACTTCCTCGCGCGGCGGGGCTGA
- a CDS encoding YidC/Oxa1 family membrane protein insertase produces the protein MPLWREFVGLIELGLGYIADYTGSAGLSVIIFTILIKTLLLPLTVKAVRSTSAMQEIQPKLKELQKKYGKDRQRLSQETMKLYQEHGINPAAGCLPMLLQLPILFGLYEAIRSLSQAGTGTWGEGFMWLPSLASTDPHYILPVMAGLFQLVQTKMTRPAGQGKITDPQQRMMNTMMTFMPLMVVAFGVKFPSGLVLYWTVSALYSVIQQWFITGWGSMRDWLPFLPELPEHRRLGYQDPAKRAAAREQAKNSWFARLNGRLQEQMAESAKRAGAVRPVQNEEEPVSTPTAAGSARTTKQRAGAAARPPRTPRPDLVPRKSRPSKRDRSAEGD, from the coding sequence TTGCCACTCTGGAGAGAGTTCGTCGGCCTGATCGAACTCGGCCTGGGCTACATCGCGGACTACACCGGGAGCGCGGGACTCTCGGTGATTATCTTTACCATTCTCATCAAGACGCTGCTCCTGCCCTTGACGGTCAAGGCGGTGCGCTCCACCTCCGCGATGCAAGAGATCCAGCCCAAGCTCAAGGAGCTGCAAAAGAAGTACGGCAAGGACCGCCAGCGGCTCTCGCAGGAGACCATGAAGCTCTACCAGGAGCACGGCATCAACCCTGCCGCAGGCTGTCTGCCAATGCTCCTGCAGCTGCCGATCTTGTTCGGTCTCTACGAGGCCATCCGCAGCTTGTCCCAGGCCGGGACCGGCACCTGGGGCGAAGGCTTCATGTGGCTGCCGAGTCTCGCGAGCACCGACCCGCATTATATCCTGCCGGTCATGGCTGGGCTCTTCCAGTTGGTGCAGACCAAGATGACGCGCCCCGCCGGTCAGGGGAAGATCACCGACCCGCAGCAGCGGATGATGAACACCATGATGACGTTCATGCCGCTGATGGTGGTCGCCTTCGGCGTGAAGTTCCCCTCGGGGCTAGTCCTTTACTGGACGGTATCGGCGCTCTACAGCGTCATCCAGCAGTGGTTCATCACCGGCTGGGGGTCGATGCGCGACTGGCTGCCGTTCCTGCCTGAGCTGCCGGAGCACCGCCGCCTGGGCTACCAGGACCCGGCCAAGCGGGCCGCGGCCCGGGAGCAGGCCAAGAATAGCTGGTTCGCCCGCCTGAATGGGCGCCTTCAAGAGCAGATGGCGGAGTCCGCCAAGCGTGCCGGCGCGGTGCGCCCCGTGCAGAACGAAGAGGAGCCTGTCTCCACACCGACGGCTGCCGGGAGCGCGCGGACGACGAAGCAGCGCGCCGGGGCAGCGGCGCGCCCGCCCCGGACCCCGCGTCCCGATCTGGTGCCTCGCAAGTCCCGTCCGTCGAAGCGCGACCGATCGGCGGAAGGTGATTGA
- a CDS encoding ABC transporter permease codes for MGFVMDTLYLLKRHTLATVRIPIWVFMSLVSPLIWLVLYGQLFRRIVELPGFGSGSYIQFLTPGVVVMLALFSAAWGGMGTLQDLTDGVMDRMLVTPVSRAALIASRVLHTALTVAVQAAIILVVGLVMGARVPGGILGAVSVLGVSALLAAGISALSNGLALITRREETLIAVVNFFATPLVFLSSAFIATALMPGWIRAIARANPVNWAVQGARNAMEAADWGAVASYGLLLTAFTIACVLFATQAFRLYRRAM; via the coding sequence ATGGGCTTCGTGATGGACACACTGTACCTGTTGAAGCGGCACACGCTCGCGACGGTGCGCATCCCGATCTGGGTCTTCATGTCGCTGGTGTCGCCGCTGATCTGGCTGGTGCTCTACGGACAGCTCTTCCGGCGGATCGTCGAGCTGCCGGGCTTCGGGAGCGGCTCCTACATCCAGTTCCTGACGCCCGGAGTCGTCGTCATGCTGGCGTTGTTTAGCGCGGCCTGGGGCGGAATGGGGACGCTCCAGGACCTGACCGACGGCGTGATGGACCGGATGCTCGTGACCCCGGTGAGCCGCGCGGCGTTGATCGCCTCGCGCGTGCTCCACACCGCGCTGACGGTGGCGGTGCAGGCGGCCATCATCCTGGTGGTCGGGCTGGTGATGGGCGCGCGGGTGCCGGGCGGCATCCTCGGCGCCGTCTCGGTGCTCGGGGTGTCAGCCCTACTGGCGGCCGGGATCTCGGCATTGTCGAACGGGCTGGCCCTGATCACCCGGCGTGAGGAAACGCTGATCGCGGTAGTGAACTTCTTCGCCACCCCGCTCGTCTTCCTGTCGTCCGCCTTCATCGCCACGGCGCTGATGCCGGGCTGGATCCGCGCCATCGCCCGGGCCAACCCGGTCAACTGGGCGGTGCAGGGCGCGCGCAACGCCATGGAGGCCGCAGACTGGGGCGCGGTGGCGAGCTACGGCCTGCTGCTGACCGCCTTCACGATCGCCTGCGTGCTCTTTGCGACCCAGGCGTTCCGGCTGTACCGCCGGGCGATGTGA
- a CDS encoding J domain-containing protein has translation MAGPRVRFDPDINYYQVLNVPYTATRAEITRAYRTLMRSAHPDRARTEMERKKAEERAKLLNAAYAVLGKPEVRREYDAAIRQRAVSDALMQRYTGNMPGRPSPFMTREPVSPQARRAQQRASRSALLHFLLITVLFLAAIVVVVLLVSLLPQAVQALVG, from the coding sequence ATGGCCGGACCCAGGGTGCGGTTCGACCCCGACATCAACTACTATCAGGTGCTCAACGTCCCGTACACGGCGACGCGGGCGGAGATCACTCGTGCCTATCGCACCCTGATGCGTTCGGCACATCCCGACCGGGCCCGCACCGAGATGGAGCGGAAGAAGGCGGAGGAGCGGGCCAAACTCCTCAACGCCGCCTACGCTGTCCTCGGCAAGCCGGAGGTGCGCCGCGAGTACGACGCCGCCATCCGCCAGCGCGCGGTCTCCGACGCGCTGATGCAGCGCTACACCGGCAACATGCCGGGCCGTCCCTCCCCCTTCATGACCCGGGAGCCGGTGTCGCCGCAGGCGCGGCGTGCCCAGCAGCGGGCCAGCCGCTCGGCGCTGCTGCACTTCCTGCTGATTACGGTCCTCTTCCTGGCCGCCATCGTCGTCGTGGTGCTGCTGGTGAGCCTCCTGCCCCAGGCGGTGCAGGCGCTGGTGGGGTGA
- a CDS encoding DoxX family protein — protein sequence MSPSLVQRSATLAPIPLRIILGIIMVAHGHQKVFEQPKDQLPGALESMGVPAPERVARFVSGLEFFGGLALLAGLFTRPIALLFAGQFLFIVFRMKWTKGLVPGYEYDLALLAGFLSLALMGGGSGSLDELLFEQRQERKAARGWRLTIARRGQ from the coding sequence ATGAGTCCGTCTCTCGTCCAGCGGTCGGCAACCCTGGCGCCGATCCCGCTGCGGATCATCCTCGGGATCATCATGGTGGCCCACGGGCACCAGAAGGTGTTCGAACAACCGAAGGATCAGCTCCCTGGAGCGTTGGAATCGATGGGCGTCCCCGCGCCGGAGCGGGTTGCCCGCTTCGTCAGCGGCCTGGAGTTCTTCGGCGGGCTCGCCCTCCTCGCCGGGCTCTTCACACGCCCGATCGCCCTCCTCTTCGCCGGGCAGTTCCTCTTCATCGTCTTCAGGATGAAGTGGACCAAGGGGCTGGTGCCGGGCTACGAGTACGACCTGGCGCTCCTGGCTGGGTTCCTCAGCCTGGCGCTGATGGGCGGCGGCTCCGGCTCCCTCGACGAGCTGCTGTTTGAGCAACGGCAGGAACGGAAGGCGGCCCGGGGTTGGCGCCTGACCATCGCCCGCAGGGGACAGTGA